One window from the genome of Paramisgurnus dabryanus chromosome 20, PD_genome_1.1, whole genome shotgun sequence encodes:
- the lbx1a gene encoding transcription factor LBX1a: MTSKEDAKGASVEDRRRSPLDHLPPPANSNKPLTPFSIEDILNKPSVKRSYTLCGTAHLLSSGEKHPNSGHPLSTRSLLTQTSPLCALEELASKTFKGLEVSVLQAAEGRDGMTLFGQRNTPKKRRKSRTAFTNHQIYELEKRFLYQKYLSPADRDQIAQQLGLTNAQVITWFQNRRAKLKRDLEEMKADVESAKAVGNVPLEKIAKLADLEKCVNGTLGESLAKSPSRSNHEHEGNNKLYMSPSSPFTDHTTSKECSEDEDEEIDVDD; encoded by the exons ATGACCTCCAAAGAAGACGCAAAAGGCGCCTCGGTTGAGGATCGAAGGCGCAGCCCGTTGGACCACCTTCCTCCACCTGCTAACTCGAACAAGCCTCTTACTCCGTTCAGCATAGaggatattttaaataaaccttCTGTCAAACGAAGTTACACACTTTGCGGTACAGCACACCTGCTTTCTTCCGGTGAGAAACACCCGAACAGTGGGCATCCGCTTTCCACTCGGTCGCTGCTCACCCAGACATCTCCACTGTGCGCTCTGGAGGAACTCGCCAGCAAAACCTTCAAAGGACTGGAAGTCAGCGTTCTGCAAGCGGCAGAAG GAAGGGACGGCATGACACTCTTTGGTCAGAGGAATACGCCCAAAAAGCGAAGAAAGTCGAGAACAGCCTTTACCAATCACCAAATCTATGAACTGGAGAAAAGGTTTCTTTATCAGAAATATCTGTCTCCTGCTGATCGAGATCAGATTGCTCAGCAGCTCGGGCTCACGAATGCTCAAGTCATCACATGGTTCCAGAACCGCCGAGCCAAACTTAAAAGAGACCTGGAAGAGATGAAAGCGGATGTGGAATCGGCTAAAGCGGTAGGCAATGTACCTTTAGAAAAAATTGCCAAACTGGCAGACCTTGAGAAATGTGTGAATGGTACTCTCGGAGAATCACTGGCCAAGTCTCCAAGTCGATCTAATCACGAGCACGAGGGCAACAACAAACTGTACATGTCGCCATCATCACCATTTACAGACCACACAACGAGCAAAGAGTGTTCAGAGGATGAAGACGAGGAAATTGATGTCGATGACTGA
- the tlx1 gene encoding T-cell leukemia homeobox protein 1, whose translation MDHMGAHLHQTHADTISFGIDQILNNAEQGSCMISNPRMQDLDYGLGCIVSTAYNTMTGNYNVNNSAGYNGNSCSVSSLGGSYNMNLNTNVNGNCLNSSGVIRVPAHRPLSTVHSSIPTSGTAVPSMGSMGTINNLTGLTFPWMESNRRYTKDRFTVALSPFTVTRRIGHPYQNRTPPKKKKPRTSFTRLQICELEKRFHRQKYLASAERAALAKALKMTDAQVKTWFQNRRTKWRRQTAEEREAERQQANRILMQLQQEAFQKTINQPVNPDPICLHNSSLFALQNLQPWTENTAKISSVPNCD comes from the exons ATGGATCATATGGGAGCGCATCTCCACCAGACGCACGCAGACACCATCAGTTTTGGGATCGATCAGATTCTTAACAATGCAGAGCAGGGAAGTTGCATGATCTCCAACCCCAGAATGCAGGACTTGGACTACGGCTTGGGGTGCATAGTCAGCACAGCCTACAATACCATGACTGGCAACTATAATGTCAATAACTCGGCTGGATACAATGGGAACTCGTGCAGCGTTAGCTCCCTCGGCGGCTCATACAACATGAACTTGAACACGAATGTTAATgggaactgccttaattcttcAGGGGTGATCAGAGTTCCAGCGCACCGGCCGCTGAGCACCGTTCACTCATCCATTCCCACCAGCGGTACCGCGGTGCCAAGTATGGGAAGCATGGGCACCATTAACAATCTCACAGGATTAACATTTCCTTGGATGGAGAGTAACAGGAGATACACCAAAGACagatttacag TGGCCCTCTCACCGTTCACTGTAACACGCCGTATAGGTCATCCGTACCAGAACCGAACCCctccgaagaagaagaagcccAGGACGTCGTTCACGCGTCTTCAGATCTGTGAGCTGGAGAAACGTTTTCACCGTCAGAAGTACCTGGCCTCAGCAGAGAGAGCAGCCTTAGCGAAAGCACTTAAAATGACTGATGCGCAGGTCAAAACATGGTTTCAGAACAGAAGAACCAAATGGAG GAGGCAGACAGCGGAGGAGAGAGAAGCCGAGCGACAGCAAGCGAACCGAATCCTTATGCAACTTCAACAAGAAGCTTTTCAAAAGACTATAAACCAACCTGTTAATCCGGACCCAATATGTCTACACAACAGCTCTTTATTCGCACTTCAGAACCTTCAGCCCTGGACTGAGAACACGGCGAAAATCAGCAGCGTTCCCAACTGTGATTAA
- the sdhaf4 gene encoding succinate dehydrogenase assembly factor 4, mitochondrial, with protein MSILRICCTTARCFVNRGLFLESTILECQRAAGYGSGEVNKDKEPLKKAKTPQGRFDMDENESNFKDVLERFPDDVNPETKEKGGPKGPEPTRYGDWERKGRCIDF; from the exons ATGTCTATTTTACGCATTTGCTGTACTACAGCTAGATGTTTTGTAAACCGGGGATTGTTTTTGGAGTCGACTATATTAG AATGTCAAAGAGCAGCAGGATATGGATCTGGTGAGGTGAACAAAGATAAAGAACCTCTAAAGAAAGCGAAAACACCGCAAGGACGATTTGACATGGACGAAAATGAGTCAAACTTTAAAGACGTTCTTGAAA GATTTCCAGATGATGTGAATCCAGAAACCAAAGAGAAAGGTGGTCCCAAAGGCCCAGAACCCACACGATATGGGGACTGGGAGAGGAAGGGTCGTTGTATTGATTTTTag